From the Penicillium oxalicum strain HP7-1 chromosome V, whole genome shotgun sequence genome, one window contains:
- a CDS encoding 40S ribosomal protein S19, with product MGGVSVRDVDVCVVADDGSIHLEEGHKRQRHAKNAGLSEFGRRWSWVDLICIQISSADYDCVNKNLHMGGRKGKIGSILAICRVELGRVAIGYANAFSRRNRYFRHLSTPCTRPRVDRNAQKFIAAYSAFLKRQGKLPIPGWVDTVKTSASNELPPQDADWFYVRAAAVARHIYMRKTVGVGRLRKVHGSTKNRGARPAHHVDASGSVDRKALQALEKIGVLEVDEEKGGRRITQSGQRDLDRIAKTTVDEDEESDEE from the exons ATGGGTGGTGTTTCCGTTCGCGATGTGGAC GTGTGCGTGGTTGCGGACGATGGATCGATTCATCTTGAGGAAGGGCATAAGCGGCAGAGGCA CGCGAAGAATGCGGGCCTAAGTGAATTCGGCCGACGTTGGTCCTGGGTGGATTTGATATGTATCCAAATCAGCTCCGCTGACTACGACTGTGTCAACAAAAATCTGCACATGGGCGGGCGCAAGGGGAAAATTGGCAGTATACTTGCGATCTGCCGGGTTGAGCTGGGTCGAGTCGCAATCGGATATGCAAATGCCTTTTCACGACGAAATCGATATTTCCGCCACCTCAGCACACCTTGCACGAGACCACGCGTGGATCGCAAT GCTCAGAAGTTCATTGCCGCCTACTCGGCTTTCCTGAAGCGTCAGGGCAAGCTCCCCATCCCCGGCTGGGTTGACACTGTCAAGACCTCTGCCTCCAATGAGCTTCCTCCCCAGGATGCTGACTG GTTCTACGTCCGTGCCGCCGCTGTCGCTCGTCACATCTACATGCGCAAGACTGTCGGTGTTGGCCGTCTCCGCAAGGTCCACGGTTCCACCAAGAACCGCGGTGCCCGTCCCGCCCACCACGTCGATGCCTCCGGTTCCGTTGACCGCAAGGCCCTCCAGGCTCTCGAGAAGATCGGTGTCCTCGAggttgatgaggagaagGGTGGCCGCCGCATCACCCAGTCCGGCCAGCGTGATCTTGACCGTATCGCCAAGACCACcgttgacgaggatgaggagtcTGACGAGGAGTAA
- a CDS encoding putative dihydroxy-acid dehydratase — protein sequence MSDKLSEPRYINFPSLPTDAKHPDGSPALNRHSSTITRGHEFPGARAMLFAAGVPDKEAMAKSPHVGIASVWWEGNPCNMHLMDLAKTVKKSVVEKGMIGWQFNTIGVSDAITMGSDGMRFSLQTREIIADSVETVTCAQYHDACIAIPGCDKNMPGVVMGMARHNRPSIMIYGGTINIGYSEYLRKPINISTCFEAAGAYAYDTLRQPDDGGDTSKTKDEIMDDLERHACPSAGACGGMFTANTMATAIESMGLSLPGSSSTPASSPSKMRECVRVAEAIKICLEKNIRPRDLLTKRSFENALVMTMALGGSTNGVLHFLAMARTAGVDLTLDDFQRVSNKIPFIANLSPSGKYYMADLYEIGGIPSVQKLLIAGGLLDGGIPTVTGKTLAENVESFPSLPQDQTIIRPLDNPIKTTGHIQILRGNLAPGGAVAKITGKEGLKFTGKARVFDKEKQLNDALDEGRIPRGENLVLIVRYEGPKGGPGMPEQLKASAALMGAKLTNVALITDGRYSGASHGFIVGHITPEAAVGGPIALVRDGDLITINAENNEISMDVSQEELDERRRQWTPPEPQITRGVLAKYARLVGDASHGAMTDLF from the exons ATGTCGGACAAACTTTCCGAGCCTCGTTATATCAATTTTCCAAGCCTACCCACCGATGCGAAACACCCAGATGGCTCCCCCGCACTCAATCGGCATTCGTCCACAATCACCCGCGGACATGAATTCCCGGGAGCTCGA GCCATGCTCTTCGCGGCTGGTGTTCCTGACAAGGAAGCCATGGCCAAAAGCCCGCACGTGGGCATTGCCTCCGTCTGGTGGGAAGGAAATCCCTGCAATATGCACCTGATGGACCTGGCGAAGACGGTGAAAAAGTCTGTTGTTGAGAAGGGGATGATTGGCTGGCAATTCAACACCATTGGTGTGTCAGATGCCATCACAATGGGCAGTGACG GTATGCGATTCTCGTTACAGACTCGGGAAATCATTGCCGACAGCGTTGAAACCGTCACCTGTGCTCAGTATCACGACGCATGTATCGCAATTCCTGGCTGCGACAAGAACATGCCCGGTGTGGTGATGGGAATGGCCCGGCACAACCGTCCCTCAATCATGATATACGGCGGTACGATCAACATTGGATATTCGGAGTATCTCCGTAAGCCGATCAATATTTCAACCTGCTTTGAAGCGGCGGGTGCTTACGCCTATGACACATTGCGACAGCCCGACGACGGTGGGGATACGagcaagaccaaggatgAGATCATGGATGACCTCGAGCGACATGCTTGCCCCAGCGCCGGCGCTTGTGGTGGTATGTTTACGGCAAACACAATGGCCACCGCGATTGAGTCTATGGGTCTATCCTTGCCTGGTTCTTCCTCTACACCAGCGTCATCGCCCTCCAAGATGCGCGAATGTGTGCGTGTGGCCGAAGCCATCAAAATTTGTCTGGAGAAAAACATCCGTCCCCGAGACCTCTTGACCAAGCGATCCTTTGAGAATGCACTCGTGATGACAATGGCGCTGGGTGGATCTACCAACGGAGTTCTTCATTTCTTGGCTATGGCACGCACTGCTGGTGTGGATTTGACTTTGGATGATTTCCAGCGGGTCAGCAACAAGATCCCATTTATTGCGAACCTCTCCCCCAGCGGCAAATACTACATGGCCGATCTCTACGAGATTGGAGGCATTCCGTCGGTCCAGAAATTACTCATTGCTGGAGGACTTTTGGACGGTGGAATCCCTACGGTGACTGGCAAGACACTGGCAGAAAACGTCGAATCATTCCCGTCATTGCCACAAGATCAGACCATCATTCGCCCATTAGATAACCCGATCAAGACGACGGGCCATATCCAGATCCTGCGTGGTAATCTTGCTCCCGGCGGTGCTGTGGCTAAGATTACGGGCAAGGAGGGTCTCAAATTCACCGGTAAAGCCCGTGTCTTTGATAAGGAGAAACAGTTGAACGACGCTCTAGACGAGGGTCGCATCCCACGTGGGGAGAACTTGGTTCTGATCGTCCGCTACGAAGGCCCAAAGGGCGGACCTGGAATGCCGGAACAGCTCAAGGCCAGCGCCGCACTGATGGGTGCCAAGTTGACCAACGTTGCCCTCATCACGGATGGGAGGTATTCGGGAGCGAGCCATGGATTCATCGTCGGCCATATCACACCCGAGGCAGCTGTAGGAGGGCCGATCGCACTGGTTCGGGATGGCGATCTAATCACGATCAACGCTGAGAACAACGAAATTTCCATGGATGTTTCTCAGGAGGAACTTGACGAACGTCGCCGCCAGTGGACGCCGCCCGAGCCACAGATCACCCGGGGCGTGCTTGCCAAATACGCTCGTCTGGTGGGCGATGCATCACACGGCGCGATGACTGATCTCTTTTAG
- a CDS encoding Peroxisomal biogenesis factor 2, with protein sequence MSSKNFAAAQERVLERRRTRDAEARARRAEQRRASPINSATLQRLPYPLNRVPGAGWSLWNSIRGREGTRPAFRVGQVDAELLDEELLGLMKNQVGDALKYFGPQMREEWSHEILFGLRAILFKLSIWDHNASYGAALQGLRYTDSRSKGPVHTAPTKWQKTMYGLLTVGGRYAWDKWESWLVGQEGGFEEPSQEVRMLSRITDLASTTHSVAALVSFLIFLVNGRYRTLVDRILRIRLTPPSAQASREVSFEYLNRQLVWHAFTEFLLFLLPLVGISRWKRWISRAWRKTIKALKSSGDDEEATNDQGELSFLPERTCAICYRDQNPAATSESEILAASAAAGSLSGSAQTDITNPYETVPCGCVYCFVCIVQKLEAEEGQGWVCLRCGELVKKCRPWKGDVLEEARSQPGTGKIVGFAIDNGPHNDSSVDDADGRISEKPSILENITADEALHSNQWSSGEKQDAENGHPVGENGFADDNAL encoded by the exons ATGAGCTCTAAAAATTTCGCTGCTGCACAGGAGCGGGTTCTCGAACGCAGGCGCACTCGCGATGCGGAAGCTCGCGCCCGCCGAGCGGAACAGCGACGAGCTTCTCCGATCAACTCAGCCACTCTCCAACGACTTCCATATCCACTAAACCGTGTACCAGGAGCTGGGTGGTCATTATGGAACTCGATCAGAGGCAGAGAGGGCACAAGGCCGGCCTTTCGCGTCGGACAGGTCGACGCCGAACTATTGGACGAGGAGCTTCTTGGTTTGATGAAGAACCAAGTTGGAGATGCTCTGAAGTATTTCGGA CCGCAAATGCGGGAGGAATGGTCACATGAAATTTTATTTGGACTGCGTGCGATTCTCTTCAAACTGTCTATCTGGGATCATAATGCCTCTTACGGCGCGGCCTTGCAAGGTCTTCGATATACCGATAGCCGAAGCAAAGGTCCTGTTCACACGGCCCCTACAAAATGGCAGAAGACGATGTACGGTCTACTTACAGTGGGGGGACGGTACGCGTGGGACAAATGGGAGAGCTGGTTAGTTGGGCAGGAAGGTGGTTTTGAGGAG CCATCGCAGGAAGTCCGCATGCTCTCTCGGATTACAGACCTTGCCTCCACAACACATTCCGTCGCGGCccttgtttctttcctcATTTTCCTCGTGAACGGTCGCTACCGGACACTTGTCGATCGAATTCTCCGAATCCGCCTTACGCCGCCGTCAGCCCAGGCCAGTCGAGAGGTCTCCTTTGAATACCTGAACCGGCAGCTAGTGTGGCATGCCTTTACTGAATTCCTCCTATTCCTCCTGCCGTTGGTGGGCATCAGTCGGTGGAAGCGATGGATCTCGCGAGCATGGCGCAAAACTATCAAGGCATTAAAATCGAGCggggacgatgaggaggccACAAATGATCAAGGCGAGCTGTCTTTCCTCCCGGAACGTACTTGCGCAATCTGCTATCGAGATCAAAACCCGGCCGCAACTAGTGAGAGCGAGATCCTTGCTGCATCGGCAGCTGCAGGTAGTCTCTCCGGCTCTGCACAAACAGACATTACCAACCCCTACGAGACTGTTCCTTGTGGTTGTGTCTACTGTTTTGTGTGTATTGTACAGAAATTGGAAGCAGAGGAAGGCCAGGGCTGGGTCTGTCTCCGTTGCGGTGAACTAGTCAAGAAGTGTCGGCCATGGAAGGGCGATGTTCTAGAGGAGGCACGATCACAACCGGGGACTGGCAAAATCGTTGGATTTGCCATTGACAACGGGCCACACAATGATTCTTCAGTCGATGATGCAGATGGAAGGATTTCCGAGAAGCCCAGCATCTTGGAAAACATCACAGCTGATGAAGCCTTGCATTCTAATCAATGGTCATCGGGTGAGAAACAGGACGCTGAGAATGGGCACCCCGTTGGAGAAAATGGTTTCGCCGACGACAATGCACTCTGA